ATACACGCATGCCAATATCCTCACATTTGGTTTATAAATATAATCTCTTTGAACCCCAATAGACAATGTAAACCATTTTTTCCAACATAAATAATCCTTATTTCAACGAATTATATGAATCATCGATGCTCAATATCACAACGCAGCGAATTTCCTACGGAATTTTTCTAAGTTTTCAGCGTATCAGTGGGATTCTTCAATCCCTAACCACTATTTACCAACCACTAACCACTTTTTATCATGGATATTAACGAACTCGCTCAAAAGCACATCTTGAACCAGCCGCTCTACGTGACCGGCAAGCCCATCGCCTACACCGCCCGCGAATTCGGCCTCGACCCGAAAGAAATCGACAAGCTCGCGAGCAACGAGAACCCGTTCGGCCCGAGCCCGAAGGGCATGGAAGAGGCCCGCAAGGCTTTGGAAGAAGTGAACCTCTACCCGGATGGCGGCAGCTACGACCTCATCGGAAAGATTGCTGAGTTCCGTGGCGTGAAGCGCGAACAGATTGCTGTGGGTAACGGCAGCAACGAGCTCCTGGACATGATTGCCCAGGTGTTCCTCGGCCCCGGCACCGAAGCCGTGATGGGCAAGCACAGTTTTGCCGTCTACAAGCTCGCCACCATGGCGATGAACGCGAAGATTATCGAAGTCGACATGCCGGCCCCGGCCTACAACTACGACCTCAAGGCCATGCGCGCCGCCGTGAACGAGAAGACCCGCATCGTGTTCCTCGCGAACCCGAACAACCCGACCGGTTCCGACCTCACCGCCAAGGAAATCATCGAC
The nucleotide sequence above comes from uncultured Fibrobacter sp.. Encoded proteins:
- a CDS encoding histidinol-phosphate transaminase; protein product: MDINELAQKHILNQPLYVTGKPIAYTAREFGLDPKEIDKLASNENPFGPSPKGMEEARKALEEVNLYPDGGSYDLIGKIAEFRGVKREQIAVGNGSNELLDMIAQVFLGPGTEAVMGKHSFAVYKLATMAMNAKIIEVDMPAPAYNYDLKAMRAAVNEKTRIVFLANPNNPTGSDLTAKEIIDFADSLPETCVLVMDEAYTEFIEDTPELVPDFNSRIAEGRNIICCRTFSKIYGLAGLR